In Haliaeetus albicilla chromosome 3, bHalAlb1.1, whole genome shotgun sequence, the following are encoded in one genomic region:
- the OXR1 gene encoding oxidation resistance protein 1 isoform X10, translating into MSRLWYGKKGRKHQPVNHKYALVVSVAEYHRRIDALNSEELRTLCRRLQITTREDINSKQATNIKTDLEPEAFRPNLSDPSELLQPEQIEKLTKSLPPRTIGYPWTLVYSTAKHGMSLKTLYRTMLGLDTPVLLVIKDSDGQVFGALASEPFKVSDGFYGTGETFMFTFSPDFEVFKWTGDNMFFIKGDMDSLAFGGGGGEFALWLDGDLYHGRSHSCKTFGNHTLSKREDFIIQDIEIWAFE; encoded by the exons ATGTCTCGTCTCTGGtatgggaagaagggaagaaagcatcAGCCAGTTAATCATAAATATGCTCTG GTAGTGTCAGTGGCTGAGTATCACCGCAGGATCGATGCTCTAAATAGCGAAGAACTGCGCACACTCTGCAGACGTCTCCAG ATAACAACAAGAGAAGATATCAATTCAAAACAGGCAACAAATATCAAAACAGACCTGGAGCCTGAAGCATTCCGGCCAAATCTTAGCGATCCCAGTGAATTACTACAGCCAGAGCAAATTGAAAAG CTCACAAAGTCTCTTCCACCACGGACCATTGGCTATCCATGGACTCTTGTCTACAGTACTGCAAAGCATGGCATGAGCTTGAAGACTTTGTATCGAACTATGCTGGGATTAGACACACCTGTGCTGTTGGTTATCAAGGACAGTGATGGACAG GTTTTTGGTGCACTAGCATCTGAACCATTTAAAGTGAGCGATGGCTTTTATGGCACTGGGGAGACCTTCATGTTTACTTTTTCTCCAGATTTTGAG GTTTTCAAATGGACAGGAGACAACATGTTCTTCATTAAAGGAGACATGGACTCCCTTGCTTTTGGTGGAGGAGG AGGGGAGTTTGCTCTTTGGCTCGATGGTGATCTCTACCATGGAAGAAGTCATTCATGTAAAACATTTGGGAATCATACACTTTCTAAGAGAGAAGACTTCATTATTCAAGACATAGAAATATGGGCTTTTGAATGA
- the OXR1 gene encoding oxidation resistance protein 1 isoform X11 has translation MSRLWYGKKGRKHQPVNHKYALITTREDINSKQATNIKTDLEPEAFRPNLSDPSELLQPEQIEKLTKSLPPRTIGYPWTLVYSTAKHGMSLKTLYRTMLGLDTPVLLVIKDSDGQVFGALASEPFKVSDGFYGTGETFMFTFSPDFEVFKWTGDNMFFIKGDMDSLAFGGGGGEFALWLDGDLYHGRSHSCKTFGNHTLSKREDFIIQDIEIWAFE, from the exons ATGTCTCGTCTCTGGtatgggaagaagggaagaaagcatcAGCCAGTTAATCATAAATATGCTCTG ATAACAACAAGAGAAGATATCAATTCAAAACAGGCAACAAATATCAAAACAGACCTGGAGCCTGAAGCATTCCGGCCAAATCTTAGCGATCCCAGTGAATTACTACAGCCAGAGCAAATTGAAAAG CTCACAAAGTCTCTTCCACCACGGACCATTGGCTATCCATGGACTCTTGTCTACAGTACTGCAAAGCATGGCATGAGCTTGAAGACTTTGTATCGAACTATGCTGGGATTAGACACACCTGTGCTGTTGGTTATCAAGGACAGTGATGGACAG GTTTTTGGTGCACTAGCATCTGAACCATTTAAAGTGAGCGATGGCTTTTATGGCACTGGGGAGACCTTCATGTTTACTTTTTCTCCAGATTTTGAG GTTTTCAAATGGACAGGAGACAACATGTTCTTCATTAAAGGAGACATGGACTCCCTTGCTTTTGGTGGAGGAGG AGGGGAGTTTGCTCTTTGGCTCGATGGTGATCTCTACCATGGAAGAAGTCATTCATGTAAAACATTTGGGAATCATACACTTTCTAAGAGAGAAGACTTCATTATTCAAGACATAGAAATATGGGCTTTTGAATGA